The proteins below are encoded in one region of Rhizophagus irregularis chromosome 13, complete sequence:
- a CDS encoding Glycogen synthase kinase 1, which translates to MSNKRRAPVAVNNATETKPPHNTMSNGPINGIKVDDPPKLFKVTANDGKTAEEFELAYTVTKVVGNGSFGVVYQAKLIKSGEEVAIKKVLQDKRFKNRELQIMKLVSHPNIVYLKSFFYSNGEKKDEVYLNLVLEYVPETVYRASRSYAKNKQIMPMLLIKLYMYQLFRSLAYIHSLGICHRDIKPQNLLLNPATGVLKLCDFGSAKILVAGEPNVSYICSRYYRAPELIFGATNYTTNIDVWSTGCVMAELMLGHPLFPGESGIDQLVEIIKVLGTPTREQIKTMNPNYMEHKFPQIKPHPFSKVFRARTPPEAIDLISRLLEYTPANRLTAIQAMCHPFFDELRNPETRLPNGRELPKLFDFTAQELSIREDLISQLVPPHAEEEILSRGIDIHNFTPLTESQMRASLD; encoded by the exons ATGTCAAACAAACGTCGCGCACCGGTCGCTGTTAATAACGCAACAGAAACAAAGCCACCACACAATACTATGTCGAACGGTCCCATCAATGGAATTAAAGTTG ATGATCCTCCTAAGTTATTCAAAGTAACTGCCAATGATGGAAAAACGGCAGAAGAATTCGAATTAGCTTATACAGTCACAAAAGTAGTCGGAAATGGATCTTTTGGTGTTGTATATCAAGCAAAACTAATTAAATCTGGCGAAGAAGTTGCTATCAAAAAAGTACTTCAGGATAAACGATTTAAG AATCGTGAACTCCAAATTATGAAATTGGTATCGCATCCAAATATAGTGTATTTGAAGTCCTTTTTCTATTCTAATGGTGAAAAG aAAGACGAAGTTTACCTTAACCTTGTACTTGAATACGTTCCTGAAACCGTTTATAGAGCATCACGTTCGTATGctaaaaacaaacaaataatgcCTATGCTTCTCATAAAACTTTATATGTACCAACTTTTCCGGTCACTTGCCTATATCCATTCTCTTGGCATCTGTCATCGTGACATTAAACCACAAAATTTGTTACTGAATCCGGCCACGGGcgtattaaaattatgtgaCTTCGGCAGTGCAAAAATTTTAGTAGCTGGTGAACCAAATGTCTCATATATTTGTTCAAGATATTATAGAGCGCCCGAGTTGATCTTTGGCGCAACAAATTACACAACGAATATTG ATGTTTGGTCAACAGGGTGTGTTATGGCAGAATTAATGCTTGGACATCCTTTATTCCCCGGAGAAAGTGGAATTGACCAATTAGTTGAAATCATTAAAGTTTTGGGAACGCCGACAAGGGAGCAAATCAAAACCATGAATCCAAATTATATGGAACATAAATTCCCTCAAATCAAGCCTCATCCATTCTCAAAG GTTTTCAGAGCCAGAACGCCTCCTGAAGCAATCGATCTTATATCCCGTCTATTGGAATATACACCAGCAAACCGACTAACAGCAATTCAAGCAATGTGCCATCCATTTTTCGATGAACTACGAAATCCAGAAACAAGACTTCCAAATGGGAGGGAATTACCTAAGCTCTTTGATTTCACAGCACAAG aaCTATCTATCCGTGAAGATTTAATTTCCCAACTTGTACCTCCTCATGCTGAGGAGGAAATCCTTTCTCGCGGAATTgatattcataatttcactCCGTTGACAGAGTCTCAAATGCGTGCATCTttggattaa